From one Trifolium pratense cultivar HEN17-A07 linkage group LG1, ARS_RC_1.1, whole genome shotgun sequence genomic stretch:
- the LOC123922288 gene encoding ubinuclein-1-like isoform X2, whose translation MTDSNSNPDPGAAASDSSRPSSASTCIRIGDRQLFKVELRPGETTIVSWKKLLKDANKDNNGSTSAPEQVPKANPALEARIAPGQTEKKEEDAPQTNRFSAVIEKIERLYMGNDSSDEEDLPVVPDDQYDTEDSFIDDAELDEYFEVDNSAIKHDGFFVNRGKLERISEPPALPNPPAKKRCRKDTLKNPGENVDGHVSNKHAKVGKTAAGKTASLPAKNTFNSLQNLAVPGEDLKPQNQSEISGITLKKKTTDSRPISNPSVCLKESNNDVPSVVICLNVPSVAEVKAADNQTTGVLQSKNRVDKYNDASGVLDTSHQKYQEKGVSSKSQPGRTPSSVDGLENTGGSKDKNGINELPELNLSGGKSVMQGPKSKNIFKKDSSSVRSKSTILEKAIQDLEKAVTESRPPTMENQEVDSTSQAIKRRLPREIKLKLAKVARLAASQGKVSQELINRLMSILGHLIQLRTLKRNLKIMINVGLSAKKEKHDRLEQKKKEVVEMIKMQAPSIESEQQQQAGVSGDEELGPDGKAIPKSNFSMDTALEDKICDLYDLFVDGLDETAGPLVRKLYCDLAELWPNGCMDNHGIKRAICRAKERRRALHNRNKDQENIKREKLLVPKQEENVQSDDGFPVPPVASSQQNVRKRLAPESNSHSSLNKGVSNTVTDAQVLHPPVNGPKKEKAKGSSSRSPDDVRVAGSALIKKRKTENELEGTHFRPEKLASSKGEERHRPLKQSAVVPSKSNLHRASQPSVEQSS comes from the exons ATGACCGACAGCAACTCCAATCCCGACCCCGGCGCCGCCGCTAGCGATTCGTCGCGACCTTCATCCGCGTCGACGTGCATCAGAATAGGTGATCGACAACTTTTCAAAGTTGAGCTCCGACCAGGTGAGACCACAATTGTATCGTGGAAGAAGCTTCTGAAAGACGCCAATAAGGATAACAATGGATCCACTTCAGCTCCTGAGCAAGTTCCGAAGGCGAACCCTGCGCTCGAAGCTAGAATCGCTCCT GGACAAActgagaagaaagaagaagatgcTCCCCAGACCAACCGGTTCAGTGCTGTAATAGAGAAAATTGAACGGCTTTACATG GGTAATGATAGTAGTGATGAGGAGGATCTACCTGTTGTTCCTGATGATCAGTATGACACAGAAGACTCTTTCATTGACGATGCTGAGCTG GATGAGTATTTTGAAGTTGATAATTCTGCAATCAAACATGATGGTTTCTTTGTCAATAGGGGGAAATTGGAACGCAT AAGTGAACCTCCGGCGTTACCTAATCCGCCAGCAAAGAAAAGGTGCCGGAAAGATACATTGAAGAATCCAGGTGAGAATGTTGATGGACATGTATCAAATAAACATGCAAAAGTGGGAAAGACGGCTGCTGGAAAAACTGCATCATTACCTGCGAAGAATACATTTAATTCCTTACAGAATTTGGCTGTACCTGGTGAAGATTTGAAACCTCAGAATCAATCGGAGATCTCTGGAATAACTTTGAAAAAGAAAACGACTGATAGTAGACCAATTTCAAATCCGTCTGTCTGTTTGAAAGAATCCAATAATGATGTCCCTTCTGTGGTTATCTGTTTGAACGTGCCTTCTGTAGCAGAAGTCAAAGCTGCTGACAATCAGACTACAGGAGTACTCCAATCTAAGAACAGAGTGGATAAATATAACGATGCAAGTGGAGTGCTTGATACTTCTCATCAAAAGTACCAAGAAAAGGGTGTTTCTTCCAAATCCCAACCTGGAAGAACCCCAAGTAGTGTTGATGGTTTAGAAAATACAGGTGGatcaaaagataaaaatggCATCAATGAGCTACCAGAACTTAACTTGTCTGGGGGAAAATCTGTGATGCAAGGACCA AAATCTAAAAACATATTCAAAAAAGATAGCTCCAGTGTGAGGTCAAAATCTACAATTCTTGAGAAAGCTATTCAAGATTTGGAGAAAGCGGTCACAGAAT CAAGGCCACCAACTATGgaaaaccaggaggttgataGCACATCCCAAGCTATCAAACGGAGATTACCCAGAGAAATAAAGCTAAAACTTGCTAAAGTTGCGAGATTAGCG GCAAGCCAAGGGAAAGTATCACAGGAGTTAATTAATCGTCTTATGAGTATTCTTGGGCACCTGATTCAGCTCAGAACACTAAAG AGAAACTTAAAAATTATGATCAATGTGGGTTTGTCTGCAAAGAAAGAGAAACATGATAGGCTTGAACAAAAAAAGAAGGAAGTTGTTGAGATGATAAAGATGCAGGCGCCATCTATTGAATCTGAG CAACAGCAGCAAGCTGGAGTATCTGGTGATGAAGAATTGGGTCCTGATGGAAAAGCAATACCTAAAAGTAATTTTAGTATGGACACTGCATTGGAAGACAAGATTTGTGATCTCTATGACCTTTTTGTTGAT GGATTGGATGAAACTGCAGGTCCCCTAGTCAGAAAGTTGTATTGTGAT CTAGCAGAACTATGGCCAAATGGTTGCATGGACAACCACGGGATCAAACGTGCAATTTGCAGGGCAAAAGAGAGGCGCAGAGCACTACACAATAGAAATAAG GATCAGGAAAACATTAAGAGGGAAAAGTTACTGGTACCTAAGCAGGAGGAGAATGTTCAATCTGATGATGGTTTTCCAGTTCCACCGGTTGCTAGTTCACAACAGAACGTGCGAAAGCGATTAGCTCCAGAATCTAACAGTCATTCTTCATTGAATAAGGGTGTTTCTAATACAGTTACAGATGCCCAGGTTCTCCACCCCCCTGTGAATGGTccgaaaaaagaaaaagcaaaggGGAGTTCAAGCCGTTCCCCAGATGATGTCAGGGTTGCAGGCAGTGCATTGattaaaaagagaaagacaGAAAATGAGTTGGAAGGAACTCATTTTCGCCCTGAGAAGCTGGCTTCTTCGAAGGGAGAAGAAAGACATAGGCCTCTGAAGCAGTCTGCAGTTGTTCCCTCCAAATCAAACCTTCACCGAGCATCACAACCCAGTGTTGAACAATCAAGCTAA
- the LOC123922288 gene encoding ubinuclein-1-like isoform X4 gives MTDSNSNPDPGAAASDSSRPSSASTCIRIGDRQLFKVELRPGETTIVSWKKLLKDANKDNNGSTSAPEQVPKANPALEARIAPGQTEKKEEDAPQTNRFSAVIEKIERLYMGNDSSDEEDLPVVPDDQYDTEDSFIDDAELDEYFEVDNSAIKHDGFFVNRGKLERIEPPALPNPPAKKRCRKDTLKNPGENVDGHVSNKHAKVGKTAAGKTASLPAKNTFNSLQNLAVPGEDLKPQNQSEISGITLKKKTTDSRPISNPSVCLKESNNDVPSVVICLNVPSVAEVKAADNQTTGVLQSKNRVDKYNDASGVLDTSHQKYQEKGVSSKSQPGRTPSSVDGLENTGGSKDKNGINELPELNLSGGKSVMQGPKSKNIFKKDSSSVRSKSTILEKAIQDLEKAVTESRPPTMENQEVDSTSQAIKRRLPREIKLKLAKVARLAASQGKVSQELINRLMSILGHLIQLRTLKRNLKIMINVGLSAKKEKHDRLEQKKKEVVEMIKMQAPSIESEQQQQAGVSGDEELGPDGKAIPKSNFSMDTALEDKICDLYDLFVDGLDETAGPLVRKLYCDLAELWPNGCMDNHGIKRAICRAKERRRALHNRNKDQENIKREKLLVPKQEENVQSDDGFPVPPVASSQQNVRKRLAPESNSHSSLNKGVSNTVTDAQVLHPPVNGPKKEKAKGSSSRSPDDVRVAGSALIKKRKTENELEGTHFRPEKLASSKGEERHRPLKQSAVVPSKSNLHRASQPSVEQSS, from the exons ATGACCGACAGCAACTCCAATCCCGACCCCGGCGCCGCCGCTAGCGATTCGTCGCGACCTTCATCCGCGTCGACGTGCATCAGAATAGGTGATCGACAACTTTTCAAAGTTGAGCTCCGACCAGGTGAGACCACAATTGTATCGTGGAAGAAGCTTCTGAAAGACGCCAATAAGGATAACAATGGATCCACTTCAGCTCCTGAGCAAGTTCCGAAGGCGAACCCTGCGCTCGAAGCTAGAATCGCTCCT GGACAAActgagaagaaagaagaagatgcTCCCCAGACCAACCGGTTCAGTGCTGTAATAGAGAAAATTGAACGGCTTTACATG GGTAATGATAGTAGTGATGAGGAGGATCTACCTGTTGTTCCTGATGATCAGTATGACACAGAAGACTCTTTCATTGACGATGCTGAGCTG GATGAGTATTTTGAAGTTGATAATTCTGCAATCAAACATGATGGTTTCTTTGTCAATAGGGGGAAATTGGAACGCAT TGAACCTCCGGCGTTACCTAATCCGCCAGCAAAGAAAAGGTGCCGGAAAGATACATTGAAGAATCCAGGTGAGAATGTTGATGGACATGTATCAAATAAACATGCAAAAGTGGGAAAGACGGCTGCTGGAAAAACTGCATCATTACCTGCGAAGAATACATTTAATTCCTTACAGAATTTGGCTGTACCTGGTGAAGATTTGAAACCTCAGAATCAATCGGAGATCTCTGGAATAACTTTGAAAAAGAAAACGACTGATAGTAGACCAATTTCAAATCCGTCTGTCTGTTTGAAAGAATCCAATAATGATGTCCCTTCTGTGGTTATCTGTTTGAACGTGCCTTCTGTAGCAGAAGTCAAAGCTGCTGACAATCAGACTACAGGAGTACTCCAATCTAAGAACAGAGTGGATAAATATAACGATGCAAGTGGAGTGCTTGATACTTCTCATCAAAAGTACCAAGAAAAGGGTGTTTCTTCCAAATCCCAACCTGGAAGAACCCCAAGTAGTGTTGATGGTTTAGAAAATACAGGTGGatcaaaagataaaaatggCATCAATGAGCTACCAGAACTTAACTTGTCTGGGGGAAAATCTGTGATGCAAGGACCA AAATCTAAAAACATATTCAAAAAAGATAGCTCCAGTGTGAGGTCAAAATCTACAATTCTTGAGAAAGCTATTCAAGATTTGGAGAAAGCGGTCACAGAAT CAAGGCCACCAACTATGgaaaaccaggaggttgataGCACATCCCAAGCTATCAAACGGAGATTACCCAGAGAAATAAAGCTAAAACTTGCTAAAGTTGCGAGATTAGCG GCAAGCCAAGGGAAAGTATCACAGGAGTTAATTAATCGTCTTATGAGTATTCTTGGGCACCTGATTCAGCTCAGAACACTAAAG AGAAACTTAAAAATTATGATCAATGTGGGTTTGTCTGCAAAGAAAGAGAAACATGATAGGCTTGAACAAAAAAAGAAGGAAGTTGTTGAGATGATAAAGATGCAGGCGCCATCTATTGAATCTGAG CAACAGCAGCAAGCTGGAGTATCTGGTGATGAAGAATTGGGTCCTGATGGAAAAGCAATACCTAAAAGTAATTTTAGTATGGACACTGCATTGGAAGACAAGATTTGTGATCTCTATGACCTTTTTGTTGAT GGATTGGATGAAACTGCAGGTCCCCTAGTCAGAAAGTTGTATTGTGAT CTAGCAGAACTATGGCCAAATGGTTGCATGGACAACCACGGGATCAAACGTGCAATTTGCAGGGCAAAAGAGAGGCGCAGAGCACTACACAATAGAAATAAG GATCAGGAAAACATTAAGAGGGAAAAGTTACTGGTACCTAAGCAGGAGGAGAATGTTCAATCTGATGATGGTTTTCCAGTTCCACCGGTTGCTAGTTCACAACAGAACGTGCGAAAGCGATTAGCTCCAGAATCTAACAGTCATTCTTCATTGAATAAGGGTGTTTCTAATACAGTTACAGATGCCCAGGTTCTCCACCCCCCTGTGAATGGTccgaaaaaagaaaaagcaaaggGGAGTTCAAGCCGTTCCCCAGATGATGTCAGGGTTGCAGGCAGTGCATTGattaaaaagagaaagacaGAAAATGAGTTGGAAGGAACTCATTTTCGCCCTGAGAAGCTGGCTTCTTCGAAGGGAGAAGAAAGACATAGGCCTCTGAAGCAGTCTGCAGTTGTTCCCTCCAAATCAAACCTTCACCGAGCATCACAACCCAGTGTTGAACAATCAAGCTAA
- the LOC123922288 gene encoding ubinuclein-1-like isoform X3: MTDSNSNPDPGAAASDSSRPSSASTCIRIGDRQLFKVELRPGETTIVSWKKLLKDANKDNNGSTSAPEQVPKANPALEARIAPGQTEKKEEDAPQTNRFSAVIEKIERLYMGNDSSDEEDLPVVPDDQYDTEDSFIDDAELDEYFEVDNSAIKHDGFFVNRGKLERIEPPALPNPPAKKRCRKDTLKNPGENVDGHVSNKHAKVGKTAAGKTASLPAKNTFNSLQNLAVPGEDLKPQNQSEISGITLKKKTTDSRPISNPSVCLKESNNDVPSVVICLNVPSVAEVKAADNQTTGVLQSKNRVDKYNDASGVLDTSHQKYQEKGVSSKSQPGRTPSSVDGLENTGGSKDKNGINELPELNLSGGKSVMQGPKSKNIFKKDSSSVRSKSTILEKAIQDLEKAVTESRPPTMENQEVDSTSQAIKRRLPREIKLKLAKVARLAQASQGKVSQELINRLMSILGHLIQLRTLKRNLKIMINVGLSAKKEKHDRLEQKKKEVVEMIKMQAPSIESEQQQQAGVSGDEELGPDGKAIPKSNFSMDTALEDKICDLYDLFVDGLDETAGPLVRKLYCDLAELWPNGCMDNHGIKRAICRAKERRRALHNRNKDQENIKREKLLVPKQEENVQSDDGFPVPPVASSQQNVRKRLAPESNSHSSLNKGVSNTVTDAQVLHPPVNGPKKEKAKGSSSRSPDDVRVAGSALIKKRKTENELEGTHFRPEKLASSKGEERHRPLKQSAVVPSKSNLHRASQPSVEQSS; encoded by the exons ATGACCGACAGCAACTCCAATCCCGACCCCGGCGCCGCCGCTAGCGATTCGTCGCGACCTTCATCCGCGTCGACGTGCATCAGAATAGGTGATCGACAACTTTTCAAAGTTGAGCTCCGACCAGGTGAGACCACAATTGTATCGTGGAAGAAGCTTCTGAAAGACGCCAATAAGGATAACAATGGATCCACTTCAGCTCCTGAGCAAGTTCCGAAGGCGAACCCTGCGCTCGAAGCTAGAATCGCTCCT GGACAAActgagaagaaagaagaagatgcTCCCCAGACCAACCGGTTCAGTGCTGTAATAGAGAAAATTGAACGGCTTTACATG GGTAATGATAGTAGTGATGAGGAGGATCTACCTGTTGTTCCTGATGATCAGTATGACACAGAAGACTCTTTCATTGACGATGCTGAGCTG GATGAGTATTTTGAAGTTGATAATTCTGCAATCAAACATGATGGTTTCTTTGTCAATAGGGGGAAATTGGAACGCAT TGAACCTCCGGCGTTACCTAATCCGCCAGCAAAGAAAAGGTGCCGGAAAGATACATTGAAGAATCCAGGTGAGAATGTTGATGGACATGTATCAAATAAACATGCAAAAGTGGGAAAGACGGCTGCTGGAAAAACTGCATCATTACCTGCGAAGAATACATTTAATTCCTTACAGAATTTGGCTGTACCTGGTGAAGATTTGAAACCTCAGAATCAATCGGAGATCTCTGGAATAACTTTGAAAAAGAAAACGACTGATAGTAGACCAATTTCAAATCCGTCTGTCTGTTTGAAAGAATCCAATAATGATGTCCCTTCTGTGGTTATCTGTTTGAACGTGCCTTCTGTAGCAGAAGTCAAAGCTGCTGACAATCAGACTACAGGAGTACTCCAATCTAAGAACAGAGTGGATAAATATAACGATGCAAGTGGAGTGCTTGATACTTCTCATCAAAAGTACCAAGAAAAGGGTGTTTCTTCCAAATCCCAACCTGGAAGAACCCCAAGTAGTGTTGATGGTTTAGAAAATACAGGTGGatcaaaagataaaaatggCATCAATGAGCTACCAGAACTTAACTTGTCTGGGGGAAAATCTGTGATGCAAGGACCA AAATCTAAAAACATATTCAAAAAAGATAGCTCCAGTGTGAGGTCAAAATCTACAATTCTTGAGAAAGCTATTCAAGATTTGGAGAAAGCGGTCACAGAAT CAAGGCCACCAACTATGgaaaaccaggaggttgataGCACATCCCAAGCTATCAAACGGAGATTACCCAGAGAAATAAAGCTAAAACTTGCTAAAGTTGCGAGATTAGCG caGGCAAGCCAAGGGAAAGTATCACAGGAGTTAATTAATCGTCTTATGAGTATTCTTGGGCACCTGATTCAGCTCAGAACACTAAAG AGAAACTTAAAAATTATGATCAATGTGGGTTTGTCTGCAAAGAAAGAGAAACATGATAGGCTTGAACAAAAAAAGAAGGAAGTTGTTGAGATGATAAAGATGCAGGCGCCATCTATTGAATCTGAG CAACAGCAGCAAGCTGGAGTATCTGGTGATGAAGAATTGGGTCCTGATGGAAAAGCAATACCTAAAAGTAATTTTAGTATGGACACTGCATTGGAAGACAAGATTTGTGATCTCTATGACCTTTTTGTTGAT GGATTGGATGAAACTGCAGGTCCCCTAGTCAGAAAGTTGTATTGTGAT CTAGCAGAACTATGGCCAAATGGTTGCATGGACAACCACGGGATCAAACGTGCAATTTGCAGGGCAAAAGAGAGGCGCAGAGCACTACACAATAGAAATAAG GATCAGGAAAACATTAAGAGGGAAAAGTTACTGGTACCTAAGCAGGAGGAGAATGTTCAATCTGATGATGGTTTTCCAGTTCCACCGGTTGCTAGTTCACAACAGAACGTGCGAAAGCGATTAGCTCCAGAATCTAACAGTCATTCTTCATTGAATAAGGGTGTTTCTAATACAGTTACAGATGCCCAGGTTCTCCACCCCCCTGTGAATGGTccgaaaaaagaaaaagcaaaggGGAGTTCAAGCCGTTCCCCAGATGATGTCAGGGTTGCAGGCAGTGCATTGattaaaaagagaaagacaGAAAATGAGTTGGAAGGAACTCATTTTCGCCCTGAGAAGCTGGCTTCTTCGAAGGGAGAAGAAAGACATAGGCCTCTGAAGCAGTCTGCAGTTGTTCCCTCCAAATCAAACCTTCACCGAGCATCACAACCCAGTGTTGAACAATCAAGCTAA
- the LOC123922288 gene encoding ubinuclein-1-like isoform X5: protein MTDSNSNPDPGAAASDSSRPSSASTCIRIGDRQLFKVELRPGETTIVSWKKLLKDANKDNNGSTSAPEQVPKANPALEARIAPGQTEKKEEDAPQTNRFSAVIEKIERLYMGNDSSDEEDLPVVPDDQYDTEDSFIDDAELDEYFEVDNSAIKHDGFFVNRGKLERISEPPALPNPPAKKRCRKDTLKNPGENVDGHVSNKHAKVGKTAAGKTASLPAKNTFNSLQNLAVPGEDLKPQNQSEISGITLKKKTTDSRPISNPSVCLKESNNDVPSVVICLNVPSVAEVKAADNQTTGVLQSKNRVDKYNDASGVLDTSHQKYQEKGVSSKSQPGRTPSSVDGLENTGGSKDKNGINELPELNLSGGKSVMQGPKSKNIFKKDSSSVRSKSTILEKAIQDLEKAVTESRPPTMENQEVDSTSQAIKRRLPREIKLKLAKVARLAQASQGKVSQELINRLMSILGHLIQLRTLKRNLKIMINVGLSAKKEKHDRLEQKKKEVVEMIKMQAPSIESEQQQQAGVSGDEELGPDGKAIPKSNFSMDTALEDKICDLYDLFVDGLDETAGPLVRKLYCDLAELWPNGCMDNHGIKRAICRAKERRRALHNRNKENIKREKLLVPKQEENVQSDDGFPVPPVASSQQNVRKRLAPESNSHSSLNKGVSNTVTDAQVLHPPVNGPKKEKAKGSSSRSPDDVRVAGSALIKKRKTENELEGTHFRPEKLASSKGEERHRPLKQSAVVPSKSNLHRASQPSVEQSS, encoded by the exons ATGACCGACAGCAACTCCAATCCCGACCCCGGCGCCGCCGCTAGCGATTCGTCGCGACCTTCATCCGCGTCGACGTGCATCAGAATAGGTGATCGACAACTTTTCAAAGTTGAGCTCCGACCAGGTGAGACCACAATTGTATCGTGGAAGAAGCTTCTGAAAGACGCCAATAAGGATAACAATGGATCCACTTCAGCTCCTGAGCAAGTTCCGAAGGCGAACCCTGCGCTCGAAGCTAGAATCGCTCCT GGACAAActgagaagaaagaagaagatgcTCCCCAGACCAACCGGTTCAGTGCTGTAATAGAGAAAATTGAACGGCTTTACATG GGTAATGATAGTAGTGATGAGGAGGATCTACCTGTTGTTCCTGATGATCAGTATGACACAGAAGACTCTTTCATTGACGATGCTGAGCTG GATGAGTATTTTGAAGTTGATAATTCTGCAATCAAACATGATGGTTTCTTTGTCAATAGGGGGAAATTGGAACGCAT AAGTGAACCTCCGGCGTTACCTAATCCGCCAGCAAAGAAAAGGTGCCGGAAAGATACATTGAAGAATCCAGGTGAGAATGTTGATGGACATGTATCAAATAAACATGCAAAAGTGGGAAAGACGGCTGCTGGAAAAACTGCATCATTACCTGCGAAGAATACATTTAATTCCTTACAGAATTTGGCTGTACCTGGTGAAGATTTGAAACCTCAGAATCAATCGGAGATCTCTGGAATAACTTTGAAAAAGAAAACGACTGATAGTAGACCAATTTCAAATCCGTCTGTCTGTTTGAAAGAATCCAATAATGATGTCCCTTCTGTGGTTATCTGTTTGAACGTGCCTTCTGTAGCAGAAGTCAAAGCTGCTGACAATCAGACTACAGGAGTACTCCAATCTAAGAACAGAGTGGATAAATATAACGATGCAAGTGGAGTGCTTGATACTTCTCATCAAAAGTACCAAGAAAAGGGTGTTTCTTCCAAATCCCAACCTGGAAGAACCCCAAGTAGTGTTGATGGTTTAGAAAATACAGGTGGatcaaaagataaaaatggCATCAATGAGCTACCAGAACTTAACTTGTCTGGGGGAAAATCTGTGATGCAAGGACCA AAATCTAAAAACATATTCAAAAAAGATAGCTCCAGTGTGAGGTCAAAATCTACAATTCTTGAGAAAGCTATTCAAGATTTGGAGAAAGCGGTCACAGAAT CAAGGCCACCAACTATGgaaaaccaggaggttgataGCACATCCCAAGCTATCAAACGGAGATTACCCAGAGAAATAAAGCTAAAACTTGCTAAAGTTGCGAGATTAGCG caGGCAAGCCAAGGGAAAGTATCACAGGAGTTAATTAATCGTCTTATGAGTATTCTTGGGCACCTGATTCAGCTCAGAACACTAAAG AGAAACTTAAAAATTATGATCAATGTGGGTTTGTCTGCAAAGAAAGAGAAACATGATAGGCTTGAACAAAAAAAGAAGGAAGTTGTTGAGATGATAAAGATGCAGGCGCCATCTATTGAATCTGAG CAACAGCAGCAAGCTGGAGTATCTGGTGATGAAGAATTGGGTCCTGATGGAAAAGCAATACCTAAAAGTAATTTTAGTATGGACACTGCATTGGAAGACAAGATTTGTGATCTCTATGACCTTTTTGTTGAT GGATTGGATGAAACTGCAGGTCCCCTAGTCAGAAAGTTGTATTGTGAT CTAGCAGAACTATGGCCAAATGGTTGCATGGACAACCACGGGATCAAACGTGCAATTTGCAGGGCAAAAGAGAGGCGCAGAGCACTACACAATAGAAATAAG GAAAACATTAAGAGGGAAAAGTTACTGGTACCTAAGCAGGAGGAGAATGTTCAATCTGATGATGGTTTTCCAGTTCCACCGGTTGCTAGTTCACAACAGAACGTGCGAAAGCGATTAGCTCCAGAATCTAACAGTCATTCTTCATTGAATAAGGGTGTTTCTAATACAGTTACAGATGCCCAGGTTCTCCACCCCCCTGTGAATGGTccgaaaaaagaaaaagcaaaggGGAGTTCAAGCCGTTCCCCAGATGATGTCAGGGTTGCAGGCAGTGCATTGattaaaaagagaaagacaGAAAATGAGTTGGAAGGAACTCATTTTCGCCCTGAGAAGCTGGCTTCTTCGAAGGGAGAAGAAAGACATAGGCCTCTGAAGCAGTCTGCAGTTGTTCCCTCCAAATCAAACCTTCACCGAGCATCACAACCCAGTGTTGAACAATCAAGCTAA